A section of the Puniceicoccus vermicola genome encodes:
- a CDS encoding ExbD/TolR family protein codes for MKQILLILLVCLSARAHADSYTLYVIEANEPVISESPDLDIPTILNTPGIRVTHTLQTEGIPYTQEHRDSSPATDPFGDSSDSSETSDRNEVGTYFQIKEDGDDIAYTFSDVKEVEGTIANAPSNFDQPIFEKIFLTSDLTLRPNTFILMGGLHRTEQIGDQPPIHSYRWFVLVRGSSETAKIQIRPQITSSFTGPKSPQTFPDLDSFDIEVEVTPDSLILSGETVSTEELLEAFKNKPKDSKILIKVAPTTKLQRIQSVLETLQSKGFQRISFQKTATSTGSITIIGPGMTLHRNSPKIPVFEQ; via the coding sequence ATGAAGCAGATCCTCCTCATCCTTCTCGTCTGCCTCTCGGCCAGAGCCCACGCCGACTCCTACACTCTCTACGTAATCGAGGCCAACGAGCCGGTGATCTCCGAGAGCCCCGACTTGGACATCCCAACGATTCTGAACACTCCCGGAATTCGAGTCACTCACACCCTTCAAACGGAGGGCATTCCCTACACCCAAGAACACCGCGACTCCTCCCCTGCCACAGATCCTTTCGGAGACTCATCAGACTCAAGCGAAACATCCGACAGGAACGAGGTCGGGACCTACTTTCAGATCAAGGAAGATGGAGATGACATTGCCTACACTTTCTCCGACGTGAAAGAAGTCGAGGGAACGATCGCGAATGCCCCCTCAAACTTCGATCAGCCTATTTTCGAAAAGATTTTTCTTACCTCCGACCTGACACTCAGACCCAATACCTTCATTCTCATGGGAGGCCTCCACCGCACGGAGCAGATCGGCGACCAGCCACCAATCCATTCGTACCGTTGGTTCGTCCTCGTGAGAGGATCGTCCGAGACGGCAAAAATCCAGATCCGCCCTCAAATAACCAGTTCCTTTACAGGCCCAAAATCGCCACAGACCTTTCCAGACTTGGATTCCTTCGACATCGAAGTCGAAGTCACTCCAGACAGTTTAATCCTATCGGGTGAAACGGTATCCACCGAAGAGCTACTAGAAGCCTTTAAAAACAAACCGAAAGACTCAAAGATCCTAATTAAAGTTGCTCCCACAACAAAACTTCAGCGAATCCAATCCGTATTGGAAACACTCCAGTCAAAAGGCTTTCAACGCATATCGTTTCAAAAAACAGCGACCTCGACCGGATCAATTACAATAATCGGGCCGGGGATGACTCTCCACCGCAATTCCCCTAAAATCCCGGTCTTCGAACAATGA
- a CDS encoding DUF2007 domain-containing protein gives MKVIATYHNPDEAHLAASVLEGNGIAVELRDIEIVEAIQIYADAVGGIKLAVPDADEDRSREILELPPASEGLLTCPYCGSGNVKMRELNLITAMSIIIGFLLPLSTKKVDCLDCKKSFPLKLNAKPE, from the coding sequence ATGAAAGTCATCGCCACCTACCACAACCCGGACGAAGCCCACTTAGCGGCGTCCGTCCTCGAGGGGAACGGGATCGCCGTGGAGCTACGGGATATCGAAATCGTCGAAGCGATCCAGATTTATGCCGACGCCGTCGGAGGAATCAAACTGGCGGTGCCCGATGCCGATGAAGACCGCTCAAGGGAAATCCTTGAACTCCCCCCGGCATCCGAGGGCCTCCTCACCTGCCCCTATTGCGGTTCCGGAAACGTAAAAATGCGGGAACTAAACCTAATCACCGCCATGAGTATCATCATTGGCTTCCTCCTCCCTTTATCCACGAAGAAGGTGGACTGCCTCGACTGCAAAAAGTCCTTCCCCCTCAAGTTGAATGCGAAGCCGGAATGA
- a CDS encoding DMT family transporter: MKSAPSQTALGTGALLLVTLIWAFSFGIIGKALAGLDPLFIGTVRLVVAGVCFAPFLRIGQRSWAQKFELAAIGALQFGVMYVSYLSAFRFLEAWQVALFSVLTPLWVTVLDAALRRQFKLRFFAAAFLSVVGAVFIEAQGVPQGEFLTGFLLMQLSNLAFAGGQVWFRQWKFRNPETREKDVFALLYVGGLAFTVLMALIFASYTPFPQPTLAQWAVLLYLGVVASGIGFFLWNFGASRVSAGFLAASNNLVVPFGVLIAIVLNKSEPNWATLALGSILIVCGLLIGRKRRSTQAA; this comes from the coding sequence ATGAAGTCGGCCCCCTCCCAGACCGCTCTCGGAACCGGGGCGCTTCTTCTTGTCACCCTCATCTGGGCTTTCTCCTTCGGCATCATCGGGAAGGCGCTTGCCGGGCTGGATCCGCTCTTCATCGGGACGGTTCGCCTCGTCGTCGCCGGGGTCTGCTTCGCGCCCTTCCTCCGGATCGGCCAACGCTCTTGGGCACAAAAGTTCGAGCTCGCCGCCATTGGAGCCCTCCAGTTTGGCGTCATGTACGTCAGCTACCTCTCGGCTTTTCGTTTTCTGGAGGCGTGGCAGGTCGCGCTTTTCAGTGTGCTCACACCCCTATGGGTCACCGTTCTCGACGCCGCCCTCCGCCGTCAGTTCAAGCTCCGCTTTTTCGCCGCGGCTTTCCTTTCCGTGGTCGGAGCCGTTTTCATCGAAGCTCAGGGAGTGCCGCAGGGAGAATTCCTCACCGGATTCCTCCTAATGCAGCTCTCAAATCTCGCCTTCGCCGGCGGGCAGGTTTGGTTTCGACAGTGGAAATTCCGCAATCCCGAGACCCGCGAAAAGGATGTCTTTGCCCTCCTCTATGTCGGCGGACTCGCCTTCACCGTCCTCATGGCCCTGATTTTCGCCTCCTACACTCCATTTCCGCAGCCGACGCTCGCCCAATGGGCCGTCCTCCTCTACCTCGGCGTCGTCGCTTCCGGAATCGGCTTCTTCCTCTGGAATTTCGGGGCCAGCCGCGTCTCGGCCGGATTCCTTGCCGCCTCCAACAACCTTGTCGTCCCCTTCGGAGTCTTGATCGCCATCGTCCTCAACAAGAGCGAACCCAACTGGGCCACCCTCGCCCTCGGATCCATCCTCATCGTCTGCGGCCTCCTTATCGGCCGGAAACGACGAAGCACCCAAGCGGCCTAA
- a CDS encoding type I phosphomannose isomerase catalytic subunit: protein MNPVLFQPIYKERVWGGRSLEDSLGRELPGGKVIGESWDLVDRPDDASLICGSEDERQTIRSLIESDPEGIMGKGWKAEDRFPILVKWLDCQQRLSLQVHPPASIAPSLGGEPKTENWFVADTQADAGLIVGLKDGVTRDEFEAALKEETLEDLVHRFPVEPGQSILVESGRLHAIDAGNLILEIQQNSDTTYRVFDWGRKGLDGNPRQLHVDESMKSIDFNDFEPSALPSFDEVGETVLADCAEFRIRRVNLEAGTKLSTGAPGAPILLHVVSGKLSDSPSGIGMKKGDTVLLPASRECAIQATESCTVLLTDRFTPAG from the coding sequence ATGAATCCAGTTCTCTTTCAACCGATCTATAAAGAACGTGTCTGGGGCGGCCGCTCCCTTGAAGATTCTTTGGGGCGCGAACTCCCCGGTGGGAAGGTCATCGGCGAAAGCTGGGACCTCGTCGATCGTCCCGACGACGCATCCCTGATCTGCGGCTCCGAAGACGAACGTCAGACGATCCGGAGTCTCATCGAATCCGATCCGGAGGGAATCATGGGCAAGGGCTGGAAAGCCGAAGACCGCTTCCCGATCCTCGTCAAGTGGCTCGATTGCCAGCAGCGCCTCAGCCTCCAGGTTCACCCACCCGCCTCCATCGCCCCCTCGCTCGGAGGGGAACCCAAGACCGAGAACTGGTTCGTGGCCGACACCCAGGCGGACGCCGGTCTCATCGTCGGCCTCAAGGATGGGGTCACCCGCGATGAGTTCGAAGCCGCACTGAAGGAAGAAACTCTGGAAGACCTGGTCCACCGCTTTCCGGTCGAACCCGGCCAATCCATCCTCGTCGAGAGCGGACGCCTCCACGCTATCGACGCCGGGAACCTGATTCTGGAGATCCAGCAAAATTCCGACACCACCTACCGCGTCTTCGACTGGGGGCGCAAGGGACTCGACGGCAACCCACGCCAGCTCCACGTCGACGAGTCGATGAAGAGCATCGATTTTAACGATTTCGAGCCCTCTGCCCTTCCGTCCTTTGATGAGGTTGGGGAGACCGTCCTCGCTGATTGCGCCGAGTTCCGGATCCGTCGGGTTAATCTTGAAGCAGGAACCAAGCTCTCCACCGGAGCCCCCGGTGCCCCCATCCTCCTCCACGTCGTCTCAGGCAAGCTCTCGGATTCCCCTTCCGGGATCGGGATGAAAAAGGGCGACACCGTCCTCCTTCCGGCCAGCCGCGAGTGCGCGATCCAAGCCACCGAAAGCTGCACGGTCCTCCTCACCGATCGATTCACTCCTGCGGGCTAA
- a CDS encoding DNA translocase FtsK → MSPSRQKKNKKVQATFTPRTSPIRPLKGGILITIGLLFAVALVDYDPTQEGIIRAFATSTETSSDPNLVGQFGRDSAFLLLSGLGLGSVFLLFSVIWIGVLNLVKRAHLVTGPRLVVLVLATLASAGLANGLQLAWWPNLESIFPENFFPRGTGGLAGYWLNEAFLFETLGQFGSFFLLLLFFLLGLGALFSDPSRNLFERAFQRWSERRADRQPTAAERKKARTQKREERAQKIALKEEKRQAKLDRKKEKDQIRQEKAQKREEREAERRQKREAEAAAREERLATRAKEDPEPESESVAAVDSSLLSGSIPARRRSRSQSRPEPAAPARRATPPTEPEPEPEPEPAPQPKPAKAPEPKEPEPKDSGLKIVAGEKIEKAENLFPARKGNYQFPSLDLLQEPTPPQERHVENHEETAMALKTTLAEFGVKVELGEVHTGPVITRYEVYPAPGVRVEKIANLAKNLGMSLKAQSVRILAPVPGKGCVGVEVPNRNPSAVCIREIIESRSWGDADAEIPVVLGKEVSGKPLVADLTKMPHLLIAGSTGSGKTVCINSVIASLLYHSSPEDLRFIMIDPKIVEMQIYNSLPHMLIPVVTDPKKVPGALKWLISEMERRYQVFARANVRNIAGFNSKIAKNKEEKKRAEEMEAEMSAEERNALLEARSEEEDDGFEMPTEKIPYIVCIVDELADLMMVAPADIETGIARLAQLARAAGIHLILATQRPSVNVITGVIKANLPSRIAFKVASKIDSRTILDEGGADSLIGKGDMLFIPPGAHTLVRAQGAFVSDEEINGVVEYLKVNGPPNFLEQVQAQIDAGDEEGGGGAEGDYEDELVPQALDVLRSSKRASTSMLQRRLRIGYNRAARIMEILEDEGYVGPENGSSPREILRDLD, encoded by the coding sequence ATGTCTCCCTCTCGTCAAAAGAAGAATAAAAAGGTTCAAGCGACCTTCACTCCTCGCACTTCACCGATCCGTCCGTTGAAGGGGGGAATCCTGATCACGATTGGCCTGCTTTTCGCGGTCGCATTGGTCGATTATGATCCGACTCAGGAGGGCATTATCCGGGCTTTTGCGACCTCGACGGAGACCTCGTCGGATCCGAACCTCGTTGGTCAGTTTGGCCGGGACTCCGCGTTTTTGCTGCTCTCCGGGCTGGGTCTAGGCTCGGTCTTTCTACTTTTCTCGGTGATTTGGATTGGCGTTTTGAATTTGGTGAAGCGCGCCCACCTCGTCACCGGGCCACGCCTGGTGGTATTGGTGCTGGCAACCCTCGCCTCGGCGGGGCTCGCGAACGGACTGCAGCTTGCGTGGTGGCCGAATCTGGAATCGATTTTTCCGGAAAATTTCTTTCCCCGCGGCACCGGAGGACTGGCCGGGTATTGGCTGAATGAGGCATTTCTTTTCGAAACGCTCGGTCAATTTGGCAGTTTTTTCCTCCTTTTGCTCTTTTTTCTGCTCGGACTGGGGGCGTTGTTCAGCGATCCCTCCCGGAATCTGTTTGAGCGGGCCTTCCAGCGTTGGTCTGAGCGCCGGGCCGACCGGCAGCCTACGGCGGCCGAGCGCAAGAAGGCTCGGACGCAGAAGAGGGAAGAGCGCGCGCAGAAGATCGCGCTGAAGGAGGAGAAACGTCAGGCGAAGCTGGACCGGAAGAAAGAAAAGGACCAGATCCGCCAGGAGAAAGCCCAGAAGCGGGAAGAGCGCGAGGCGGAACGTCGGCAAAAGCGTGAAGCCGAAGCGGCGGCGCGCGAAGAGCGATTGGCCACCCGCGCGAAAGAAGATCCCGAGCCCGAGTCTGAATCGGTCGCCGCGGTCGACAGCAGCTTGCTTTCGGGGAGCATTCCGGCCCGCCGTCGGTCTCGCTCGCAGAGTCGTCCTGAACCGGCCGCGCCAGCCCGCCGAGCGACTCCACCGACGGAACCGGAACCTGAGCCCGAGCCGGAGCCCGCGCCCCAGCCGAAACCTGCGAAAGCTCCCGAGCCCAAAGAACCGGAGCCGAAGGACAGCGGCCTGAAGATCGTTGCTGGGGAGAAAATCGAGAAAGCGGAGAACCTCTTTCCGGCCCGCAAAGGCAATTACCAGTTTCCCTCCCTGGACCTCCTGCAGGAGCCGACTCCGCCGCAAGAACGCCACGTGGAGAATCACGAGGAGACGGCCATGGCCCTCAAAACGACTCTGGCCGAGTTCGGGGTCAAGGTGGAGCTCGGGGAGGTTCACACCGGACCGGTCATCACTCGCTACGAAGTTTATCCCGCTCCGGGGGTCCGGGTGGAGAAGATCGCTAACTTGGCCAAGAATTTGGGTATGAGCCTCAAAGCGCAGTCGGTGCGTATTCTCGCCCCGGTGCCCGGGAAGGGCTGCGTGGGGGTCGAGGTGCCGAACCGCAATCCGTCGGCCGTCTGTATTCGCGAAATCATCGAATCCCGATCCTGGGGCGACGCGGATGCCGAGATTCCCGTCGTTCTCGGGAAGGAAGTGAGCGGAAAACCGTTGGTGGCAGACCTGACGAAGATGCCGCACCTGCTCATCGCTGGTTCCACTGGCTCCGGGAAAACGGTCTGTATCAACAGCGTCATCGCCTCGCTGCTCTACCACTCCAGCCCGGAGGACCTGCGTTTCATCATGATCGACCCGAAGATCGTGGAAATGCAGATCTACAACTCTTTGCCCCACATGCTGATTCCGGTCGTGACCGATCCGAAGAAGGTGCCGGGGGCTCTCAAGTGGTTGATCTCCGAAATGGAGCGGCGCTACCAAGTTTTTGCCCGGGCCAACGTCCGCAATATCGCCGGATTCAACAGCAAGATCGCCAAGAACAAGGAGGAGAAAAAGCGCGCCGAGGAGATGGAGGCCGAAATGTCGGCCGAAGAGCGGAACGCTCTGCTCGAGGCCCGGTCCGAGGAAGAGGACGATGGCTTCGAAATGCCGACCGAGAAGATTCCCTACATCGTCTGCATCGTGGACGAGCTCGCCGACCTTATGATGGTGGCTCCGGCCGACATCGAAACCGGAATCGCCCGACTCGCCCAGCTCGCTCGTGCGGCGGGAATTCACCTGATCCTCGCCACCCAGCGTCCCTCGGTAAACGTCATTACCGGGGTGATTAAAGCCAACTTGCCGAGCCGGATCGCCTTTAAGGTCGCTTCCAAAATCGACAGTCGCACCATTCTCGACGAAGGCGGAGCTGACTCCCTTATCGGAAAAGGGGATATGCTCTTTATCCCGCCGGGTGCTCATACGCTGGTCCGTGCGCAGGGGGCTTTCGTTTCCGACGAAGAAATCAACGGCGTCGTCGAATACCTCAAAGTCAACGGCCCGCCGAACTTCCTCGAACAAGTCCAGGCTCAGATCGATGCGGGCGACGAGGAAGGCGGAGGAGGCGCCGAGGGAGATTACGAGGACGAGTTGGTGCCTCAGGCCCTGGATGTTCTTCGTTCGAGCAAGCGGGCCTCGACTTCCATGCTCCAGCGTCGTCTTCGCATCGGCTACAACCGGGCTGCTCGGATCATGGAAATCCTCGAGGACGAAGGCTACGTCGGCCCGGAAAACGGTTCGAGTCCGCGCGAGATTCTTCGGGATCTGGACTGA
- a CDS encoding cupin domain-containing protein gives MTQAVQNLFDSLPESLDSEVVEDLVRGENIRIERILSHGQSSPESGWYDQDENEWVLVLQGRGEIRFEDGRSQTLGLGDTLHLPAHTKHRVHWTDPDQITIWLAVFYA, from the coding sequence ATGACGCAGGCCGTTCAGAACCTTTTCGATTCTCTTCCGGAGTCCCTGGATTCCGAGGTCGTCGAGGATCTCGTCCGCGGCGAGAATATCCGAATTGAGCGGATCCTCTCCCACGGACAAAGCTCTCCCGAATCCGGGTGGTATGACCAGGATGAGAACGAGTGGGTCCTCGTCCTCCAAGGCCGGGGCGAGATCCGTTTCGAAGATGGCCGCTCTCAAACACTCGGCCTGGGCGACACACTTCATCTTCCCGCCCACACAAAACATCGCGTCCACTGGACCGACCCAGACCAAATCACGATCTGGCTCGCCGTATTTTATGCGTAG